The Pleurocapsa minor HA4230-MV1 genome has a window encoding:
- a CDS encoding polysaccharide biosynthesis tyrosine autokinase, whose protein sequence is MTSNVNLDEYLDFYKYWQVLKRRWVPALVTFASVVGVATAGSFLSPPIYEAEAELLIESDNTSRLTGLEDSLGKIEGLTIDSNPVTTQARILQSRPVVKQLVKDLNLRDDEGKLLKYEDIVENLTIEPIVGTDVLQVSYKNKNPEIAALAVNKLIELYINADALNNSSSSAAAGKFINKQLPQVEANLRQAEANLREFKNENRTASLGEETTANITSISSVANRLDEVVAKAENVNARYDRLSAQLNMTWQEASAVSALSQSLGVQKVLEQLQGVKIKLAQKRNYLSNQAPQVIALQEEEADLTQLLNQQIANTLGSSSENVLSKVNILSLGELKQAQIAEFADLGLQKEGLEKEIAALTNTKNTYQQKSDDLPRLQQQQRELERKVEVAQSTFQTLLKKSQDTGIIEQQKIGNVRRVSDAEVPEDPVAPRKKIIIAGAGIIGIFFGLAVAFLLDLRDETIKDTQELKRLLPYPLAGVIPDINLIDEDRQLLLPGSLNANAKLTNLAMVNMTLPPIREAFHNLQIELNLLDSNVAHKVILVTSAIAGEGKSSVSANLAVAQAQCGKKVLLIDGDLRRPTQHVLWEVMNVSGLTEVLEQKIAWVDTVSEMMPNLDVMTSGNIPKHPISLLNSSMMRAFILSAGDRYDCIIIDAPPVVGLADIKILGKLADGLLFVVRPGVANYASLEAAKEVLTDFNVLGVVANGVDLNNESYGYESYYPDRKYLEAAN, encoded by the coding sequence ATGACTTCCAACGTAAATTTAGATGAATATCTCGACTTTTACAAGTATTGGCAGGTTTTAAAGCGTCGCTGGGTGCCAGCGTTAGTAACGTTTGCCAGTGTAGTTGGAGTAGCTACTGCTGGCTCATTTTTGTCACCACCAATATACGAAGCTGAAGCCGAACTCTTGATCGAAAGCGACAACACTAGTAGACTGACTGGTCTTGAAGATAGCTTAGGTAAAATTGAAGGCTTAACTATTGATAGTAATCCTGTTACTACTCAAGCGAGAATTTTGCAGTCTCGACCAGTTGTTAAACAGTTAGTCAAAGACCTTAACCTCCGAGATGATGAAGGCAAGTTGCTAAAGTATGAAGATATTGTTGAAAATTTAACCATTGAGCCAATAGTTGGCACAGATGTTTTACAAGTTAGCTATAAAAACAAAAATCCTGAAATCGCCGCTTTAGCAGTCAATAAACTAATTGAGCTATATATTAACGCCGATGCACTCAACAACAGCTCCTCTAGTGCTGCTGCTGGAAAATTTATTAACAAGCAGCTACCCCAGGTGGAAGCAAACCTGCGCCAAGCAGAGGCAAACTTGCGAGAGTTTAAAAATGAAAATAGAACTGCCAGCCTGGGGGAAGAAACCACCGCGAACATCACCTCCATTAGCAGCGTTGCCAATCGACTAGACGAAGTGGTCGCTAAAGCAGAAAACGTTAATGCTCGCTACGACCGCTTAAGCGCCCAGTTAAATATGACCTGGCAAGAAGCCTCCGCTGTTAGCGCTTTGAGTCAATCTTTGGGAGTTCAAAAAGTTTTAGAACAGCTACAGGGTGTCAAGATTAAACTGGCGCAAAAACGCAATTACTTATCTAATCAAGCCCCCCAAGTGATTGCCCTACAGGAAGAAGAAGCTGATCTGACTCAATTACTAAATCAACAAATTGCCAATACTTTAGGCTCGTCGTCAGAAAATGTATTGTCAAAAGTAAATATTTTAAGTCTAGGAGAACTTAAACAGGCTCAGATTGCCGAATTTGCTGATTTAGGTTTACAAAAAGAGGGTCTAGAAAAAGAGATCGCTGCTTTAACTAACACTAAAAATACTTATCAGCAAAAATCTGATGATTTACCTCGCTTACAGCAGCAACAAAGAGAGCTAGAACGAAAGGTAGAGGTTGCTCAATCTACTTTCCAAACCCTGTTGAAAAAGTCCCAAGATACAGGAATTATTGAACAACAAAAAATAGGTAATGTTCGTCGAGTTTCCGATGCGGAAGTTCCTGAAGACCCTGTTGCTCCGCGCAAAAAAATTATTATTGCTGGTGCTGGCATCATTGGTATATTTTTCGGTTTAGCAGTAGCATTTCTGCTAGATCTTCGAGATGAAACGATCAAAGATACTCAAGAGCTTAAGCGTCTATTACCCTATCCCCTAGCTGGTGTGATTCCCGACATTAATCTTATTGATGAAGACAGGCAATTGCTGTTACCTGGTAGCTTAAATGCTAACGCCAAACTGACTAATTTAGCGATGGTTAATATGACTTTGCCACCCATTAGAGAGGCTTTTCACAATCTTCAGATCGAGTTAAATTTGCTCGATAGTAATGTAGCTCACAAAGTTATCCTGGTTACTAGTGCCATAGCAGGGGAGGGTAAATCATCAGTTTCTGCCAATTTAGCTGTAGCCCAAGCACAGTGTGGTAAGAAGGTTTTATTAATTGATGGCGACTTACGTCGTCCAACTCAACATGTTTTATGGGAAGTGATGAATGTTTCAGGTTTGACTGAAGTATTAGAGCAGAAAATAGCTTGGGTAGATACTGTCAGTGAGATGATGCCAAATCTGGATGTGATGACTTCGGGGAATATACCCAAGCACCCTATTTCTCTCCTCAATTCATCGATGATGAGAGCCTTTATTCTCAGTGCAGGCGATCGCTATGACTGTATTATTATTGATGCACCTCCTGTAGTTGGGCTAGCCGATATCAAGATCTTGGGTAAACTAGCCGATGGGTTGCTTTTTGTGGTTCGTCCTGGAGTGGCGAATTACGCTAGCCTCGAGGCAGCCAAAGAAGTATTAACAGACTTTAATGTTTTGGGAGTTGTTGCTAACGGAGTTGACCTAAACAATGAATCTTATGGTTATGAGTCTTATTATCCAGATCGCAAGTACCTTGAGGCAGCAAATTAA
- a CDS encoding WecB/TagA/CpsF family glycosyltransferase, with product MKTKWYEILGVKVNLLSMIQLNELIEEAVKSNSKWIVANHNLNSLYIFHHNSAMKDFYNKVDYIHIDGMALIFLGKLLNLPFKREHRVTYADWVWSLMEQAAADNWRVLYLGSKPGVAERGATVLRDRYPGLKITTAHGYFSSSSQNQLVIDQINSYQPNILMVGMGMPRQEEWILANIDQLKTNIVLPSGACIDYIAQEVATPPRWMGQVGLEWLYRLATEPKRLWRRYLVEPWFIAKLLIEEFLFNLRNKLFSS from the coding sequence ATGAAAACTAAGTGGTATGAGATTCTTGGTGTGAAAGTCAATTTACTTAGTATGATACAGCTCAATGAATTAATTGAAGAAGCTGTTAAATCAAATTCTAAATGGATTGTCGCTAATCATAACCTCAATAGTCTCTATATTTTCCATCACAATTCTGCCATGAAAGATTTCTACAATAAAGTAGATTATATTCATATTGATGGCATGGCGTTAATTTTTTTAGGCAAGCTGCTCAATCTTCCTTTTAAAAGAGAACATCGTGTAACCTACGCTGATTGGGTCTGGTCTTTGATGGAGCAAGCTGCTGCTGACAATTGGCGGGTGCTATATTTAGGCTCTAAGCCAGGGGTGGCTGAGCGCGGAGCAACAGTTTTACGCGATCGATATCCTGGACTAAAGATTACTACTGCTCACGGCTATTTTTCGTCTAGTAGTCAAAATCAACTAGTTATCGACCAAATTAACTCTTATCAACCTAATATCTTAATGGTTGGCATGGGAATGCCCCGTCAAGAAGAGTGGATTTTAGCCAATATTGACCAGCTCAAAACCAATATTGTGCTGCCTAGCGGCGCTTGCATTGACTACATTGCCCAAGAAGTTGCCACACCTCCTCGCTGGATGGGACAAGTCGGCTTAGAGTGGCTATATCGTTTAGCTACTGAGCCTAAAAGATTGTGGCGTAGATATTTGGTCGAGCCTTGGTTTATCGCCAAATTGCTCATAGAAGAGTTCTTGTTTAATTTGCGCAATAAATTATTTTCTAGTTAG
- the modB gene encoding molybdate ABC transporter permease subunit: MYSDFLIPLEISLKTTISATVITFCLGIMAAWWMSGYQGKGKSILETVFTAPLVLPPTVVGFLLLLTLGKNGWIGQFLDTVGIRVVFTWYATVIAGTVVAFPLMYKSALSAFKQVDDNLIACARTLGASETTIFWQIIIPLAKPGLLTGTLLAFARALGEFGATLMLAGSIPGKTQTIPIAIYLASQSGAMDRAIGLVLILLAISFVIMLGINYENKQKSNYWRQSYRGRSAKKNQQPSADIHLEVNIQKQLPNFLLNIAFQIDGTQNPLGILGVSGAGKTTLLRCIAGLETPDRGVILLNRQILFDSAKGINLPPQERAVSLVWQDYALFPHLTVGENIAFGMSADQSSSLVEQEIDRQLKQVELITIKQRLTQQLSGGEKQRVALARALASKPQLTLLDETFSALDTNLKQRLLQLLRQRLHSYRGLTLYVTHNLQEAYDLCPQLLVIDRGKAIAFNSKQNIFNYPPNLQTARLIGCQNFSQAKAITPQKIKAGDWQCILQIEQPIPATLSHIGIHAHHLKLVESAEGVNTFPVWLTAFRELSDRVMLNLKLHSAPNYRQDYHLIAEVDLAKWQQLQQLATPWYLQLAPARIFLLAARIP, from the coding sequence ATGTATTCTGACTTTCTGATTCCCCTGGAGATATCTCTCAAAACGACTATATCGGCAACGGTAATTACGTTTTGTTTGGGGATTATGGCGGCATGGTGGATGAGTGGTTATCAGGGTAAAGGTAAAAGTATTTTGGAGACGGTTTTCACCGCTCCTTTGGTTTTACCCCCGACGGTAGTAGGCTTCTTACTCTTACTGACTTTAGGTAAAAATGGCTGGATCGGACAGTTTTTAGATACTGTAGGAATCAGAGTGGTTTTTACCTGGTATGCCACAGTAATTGCGGGGACGGTAGTAGCTTTTCCCTTGATGTATAAATCTGCTTTGAGCGCCTTTAAGCAGGTTGACGATAATTTGATTGCCTGTGCCAGAACTTTAGGAGCATCGGAAACTACGATTTTTTGGCAAATTATTATTCCCTTGGCTAAACCAGGGCTACTTACAGGTACTTTACTGGCTTTTGCTCGCGCTTTAGGAGAGTTTGGGGCAACTTTGATGTTAGCTGGTAGTATTCCTGGTAAAACTCAGACTATTCCCATCGCCATTTATCTCGCATCACAAAGTGGCGCAATGGATAGAGCTATAGGACTAGTGCTTATTTTACTAGCTATTTCTTTCGTTATTATGCTGGGGATAAATTATGAAAATAAGCAAAAAAGTAATTACTGGCGTCAAAGCTATCGAGGGCGAAGTGCTAAAAAAAACCAGCAGCCATCAGCAGATATTCACCTGGAAGTAAATATTCAAAAGCAATTACCAAACTTCTTATTAAATATTGCTTTTCAGATCGATGGCACACAAAACCCATTAGGTATTTTAGGAGTTTCTGGAGCAGGAAAAACTACTCTGTTACGCTGCATCGCAGGTTTGGAAACTCCAGATCGAGGCGTGATCTTACTTAATCGCCAAATTTTATTTGATTCAGCTAAAGGAATCAATTTACCACCTCAAGAGCGAGCAGTAAGTTTAGTGTGGCAAGATTATGCTTTATTTCCTCATTTAACCGTCGGCGAAAACATTGCTTTTGGGATGTCTGCCGATCAAAGTAGTTCGCTAGTTGAGCAAGAGATCGACAGACAGCTTAAACAGGTAGAATTAATCACCATCAAGCAGCGCCTAACCCAACAACTTTCAGGTGGTGAAAAACAAAGAGTCGCCCTAGCTAGGGCTTTAGCGAGTAAACCTCAGCTAACCCTATTAGACGAGACTTTTTCAGCTTTAGATACTAACCTCAAACAGAGATTACTTCAGCTACTGCGACAGCGTTTGCACAGCTATAGAGGCTTGACTTTATACGTTACTCATAATTTACAGGAAGCTTACGATCTTTGCCCCCAACTACTAGTTATCGATCGCGGTAAGGCGATCGCTTTTAACAGCAAACAGAATATTTTCAACTATCCACCCAACCTACAAACGGCTCGTTTAATTGGCTGTCAGAATTTTTCTCAGGCTAAAGCAATTACTCCCCAAAAAATCAAAGCTGGAGATTGGCAATGTATTTTGCAGATTGAGCAACCTATTCCCGCAACTCTATCCCATATAGGAATTCATGCCCATCATCTCAAGTTGGTTGAGTCTGCCGAAGGAGTCAATACCTTTCCTGTCTGGTTAACTGCTTTTAGAGAATTAAGCGATCGGGTGATGCTAAATCTTAAGCTACATTCTGCTCCTAATTATCGCCAAGACTATCATCTGATCGCCGAAGTAGATCTAGCTAAATGGCAACAATTACAGCAATTAGCTACACCTTGGTATTTACAATTAGCCCCTGCGAGAATTTTTCTACTCGCTGCTAGAATACCTTAA
- a CDS encoding alpha amylase C-terminal domain-containing protein: protein MAKLIEFQLFAPYNQEAAVIGSFSDWQAIAMEKGDDGYFRTKVKLEDGEYEYKFKVRSLSWFLEPDEWVEVVDPYAVNIAPETQNGTIKIKDGEVIVDTYVWMHDDKPLPADHELVIYELHVGDFSGGEDDADARGKYQDVIDKLDYLVDLGINAIELMPVKENPGEYSWGYSPQHFFAAESNYGSTDELKHLIDECHGKGIRVILDGIYNHSNTECPLTQIDHDYWYHHSPTDPDNSWGPEFNYEKYDEHLDVKPAWKYVGDNVKFWIEEYHIDGIRYDATKQIANYDFLHWIVEQAKEHAGMKPFINIAENIPEDPAITNLDGPMDSCWHYSFYANVMAYICGDRYDPEELKNMLDCKRSGFMGATNVVNYLSNHDHKRVMVELGNRGIVGEAAFKRVKLGATLMLTAVGIPMLWMGQEFGDYNPLSQEARKIDWTLLAGDHNQNLFAHYRGLINLRKHNHALYGENIEFFHEDSELKVIAYTRWNDEGSRVVVVANFSDQYLADYTVPNFPADGTWHEWTGNYDLEAIDRQITIDLPEYEAQVFVY, encoded by the coding sequence ATGGCTAAATTAATAGAATTTCAATTATTTGCTCCATACAATCAAGAAGCTGCTGTAATTGGCAGTTTTTCCGACTGGCAGGCGATCGCGATGGAGAAAGGAGATGATGGTTATTTTAGAACCAAAGTTAAACTAGAAGATGGTGAATATGAATATAAATTCAAAGTCAGATCTTTAAGTTGGTTTTTAGAACCAGACGAATGGGTAGAAGTAGTCGATCCCTATGCAGTGAATATTGCCCCAGAAACTCAAAATGGCACTATAAAGATCAAAGATGGTGAAGTAATAGTTGATACCTATGTCTGGATGCACGACGACAAGCCTTTACCCGCAGACCATGAGCTAGTTATTTATGAGCTTCATGTGGGAGATTTTTCAGGAGGGGAAGATGATGCTGATGCTAGAGGTAAATATCAGGATGTCATCGATAAATTAGATTATCTGGTGGATTTGGGTATAAATGCGATCGAACTTATGCCTGTAAAAGAAAACCCAGGAGAATACAGTTGGGGTTATAGTCCTCAACATTTCTTTGCTGCCGAGTCGAACTATGGCTCTACTGATGAACTGAAGCACCTGATTGATGAATGTCATGGCAAGGGTATCCGAGTGATTTTAGACGGGATTTATAACCACTCCAACACCGAATGTCCGCTAACCCAAATCGACCATGATTATTGGTATCATCACTCCCCTACCGATCCTGATAATAGCTGGGGCCCAGAGTTCAATTATGAAAAATATGATGAGCATTTAGATGTTAAACCAGCTTGGAAATACGTGGGTGATAACGTCAAGTTTTGGATTGAAGAGTATCACATCGACGGTATTCGTTATGATGCGACTAAACAAATCGCTAATTATGATTTCTTACACTGGATTGTCGAGCAGGCCAAAGAACATGCGGGAATGAAGCCATTTATCAACATTGCGGAAAATATTCCTGAAGATCCAGCGATTACTAATCTTGATGGGCCAATGGATAGCTGTTGGCACTATAGCTTCTATGCTAACGTGATGGCTTATATTTGTGGCGATCGCTATGACCCAGAAGAATTAAAAAACATGTTGGACTGTAAACGCAGTGGATTTATGGGTGCAACCAATGTGGTTAACTATTTAAGCAATCACGACCATAAGCGAGTAATGGTGGAGTTGGGTAATCGCGGTATTGTTGGGGAAGCTGCTTTTAAACGAGTTAAACTAGGGGCAACTTTAATGCTGACTGCCGTTGGTATACCGATGCTGTGGATGGGTCAAGAGTTTGGCGACTATAATCCGCTGAGTCAAGAAGCCAGAAAGATTGACTGGACATTATTAGCAGGCGATCATAACCAAAACCTGTTCGCTCATTACAGAGGTTTGATTAATCTGCGTAAGCATAATCACGCTTTGTATGGGGAAAATATTGAATTTTTCCATGAAGATTCAGAATTGAAGGTAATTGCCTATACTCGCTGGAATGACGAAGGTTCTCGCGTTGTCGTCGTAGCCAACTTTTCCGACCAATATTTAGCCGACTATACCGTGCCTAATTTTCCTGCTGATGGTACTTGGCATGAATGGACTGGTAACTATGACTTAGAAGCGATCGATCGCCAAATTACAATCGATCTTCCTGAATATGAAGCACAGGTATTTGTTTATTAA
- a CDS encoding MFS transporter, whose protein sequence is MKSYNWRAQFDLPPIFWLIALIALINAISFTIIIPLLYPYAKQFGLSDLQASFLTTAFALAQFFGTPVLGRLSDRLGRKYILIFSLLGTMVANLLAAVAAVAWLLYFARMLDGLTGGNTSVASAVISDITTPEQRPKAFGIFGATFRLGFVIGPVLSYFAQQLPTLPGVSALGMSFLVSAAIAALAALLTLFFLPETTTSSKGNFKLSWDDFAFGKIAKSATRPKLGNLFILTFLSGVTFTIFTFAFQPFFLFVLKQDAKSLAIMFALIGVLGFISQVFALEPLSNRFNLIDIIAVSMALRGVAFLLMPAFPTYGAFVLILVFFGIVNSFPMPLIDTVVSLNTKNQEQGEVLGINSSYLSMSNAIGPVISGLLVSLNYTAPLWITGGLTILVAGFAFNLKSQFKCNKAVVNS, encoded by the coding sequence ATGAAAAGCTATAACTGGCGCGCTCAATTCGATCTACCACCTATATTCTGGTTAATTGCTTTAATTGCATTAATCAATGCCATTAGCTTTACGATTATTATCCCGCTGCTCTATCCCTATGCCAAACAGTTTGGTTTAAGCGATCTCCAGGCAAGTTTTCTCACTACCGCTTTTGCTCTGGCGCAGTTTTTTGGTACACCTGTTTTAGGTAGATTATCCGATCGCCTGGGTCGCAAGTATATTCTGATCTTCAGTCTCTTGGGAACAATGGTAGCAAATCTTTTGGCTGCGGTGGCTGCGGTAGCTTGGCTGCTTTATTTTGCCAGAATGTTGGATGGTTTGACTGGAGGCAATACTTCGGTAGCTAGTGCAGTAATTAGCGATATTACCACCCCAGAGCAGCGTCCGAAGGCTTTTGGTATTTTTGGCGCAACTTTCCGTTTGGGGTTTGTAATTGGGCCTGTGTTGAGTTACTTTGCCCAACAGTTACCTACCTTGCCTGGAGTTTCTGCCTTGGGTATGAGCTTTCTCGTTAGTGCAGCGATCGCTGCTTTGGCTGCTTTATTAACACTATTTTTCTTACCAGAGACTACAACCTCAAGCAAAGGAAACTTTAAATTAAGTTGGGATGACTTCGCCTTTGGTAAAATCGCTAAATCGGCAACTAGACCTAAACTAGGTAACTTGTTTATTTTGACCTTCCTCAGCGGTGTTACTTTTACCATTTTTACCTTTGCTTTTCAGCCCTTTTTTCTGTTTGTGTTAAAGCAAGATGCTAAAAGTTTGGCGATCATGTTTGCCCTGATAGGTGTCTTGGGCTTCATCTCTCAGGTGTTTGCTTTGGAGCCTTTAAGCAATAGATTTAATTTGATTGATATCATTGCCGTGTCTATGGCACTGCGTGGGGTGGCTTTTTTACTGATGCCGGCTTTTCCTACCTATGGTGCATTTGTCTTGATTCTCGTGTTCTTTGGTATAGTCAACTCTTTTCCCATGCCTTTAATTGATACGGTGGTGTCGCTCAATACAAAAAATCAAGAACAAGGAGAAGTATTAGGGATTAATTCTTCTTATTTGAGTATGTCAAACGCGATCGGGCCAGTCATTTCGGGTTTGTTGGTCAGTTTAAATTACACTGCTCCTCTATGGATTACGGGAGGATTAACTATTCTGGTTGCTGGCTTTGCTTTTAATTTGAAGTCGCAGTTTAAGTGCAATAAAGCAGTGGTCAATAGTTAA
- a CDS encoding acetolactate synthase large subunit: MSESNVADILVQCLENEGVEYVFGLPGEENLHVLEALRDSPIQFITTRHEQGAAFMADIYGRLTGKAGVCLSTLGPGATNLMTGVADANLDGAPLVAITGQVGTDRMHIESHQYLDLVAMFAPITKWNAQIVRPDNTAEIVRRAFKVAQAEKPGAVHIDLPENIAAMPLNVKPLLRDNREKTYASTRSLNAAAAAISKAKNPLVLAGNGVIRGSASEALTEFATQLGIPVANTFMGKGAIPYTHPLSLWTIGLQQRDLISCAFEETDLVIAVGYDLIEYSPKKWNPEGNKQIIHIDESRSEIDSSYIPQVEVFGDISDSLNDIMKRCDRSGKSIPLRVSDLRSQIKADYEQYANDDGFPVKPQKIVYDLRQVMAPEDIVISDVGAHKMWMARHYHCDCPNTCIISNGFAAMGIAIPGALAAKLVHPNRKVIAVTGDGGFMMNCQELETALRVKTPFVTLIFNDNGYGLIEWKQINQFGHSTSISFGNPDFVKFAESMGLKGYRVESAADLIPTLKKALADDVPSVIDCPVDYKENLRFSQKAGDLSCKIRL; encoded by the coding sequence ATGAGCGAGTCGAATGTGGCAGATATTTTAGTACAGTGTCTAGAAAATGAAGGGGTAGAATATGTCTTTGGTCTACCAGGAGAGGAAAATCTCCACGTCTTGGAAGCTTTGAGAGATTCCCCAATTCAGTTTATTACTACTCGCCACGAACAGGGTGCAGCATTTATGGCTGATATCTATGGTCGCTTAACGGGCAAAGCAGGGGTCTGCCTCTCCACCCTAGGGCCAGGAGCGACTAATTTAATGACAGGTGTTGCTGATGCGAACCTTGATGGTGCGCCTCTAGTCGCGATTACAGGACAAGTAGGTACGGATCGGATGCATATTGAATCTCATCAATATCTAGACCTGGTAGCCATGTTTGCCCCCATAACTAAATGGAACGCTCAGATTGTTCGCCCAGACAATACCGCTGAAATTGTACGTAGAGCCTTTAAAGTAGCCCAAGCTGAAAAACCTGGTGCGGTTCATATCGATTTGCCCGAAAATATTGCAGCAATGCCCCTTAACGTCAAACCCCTGTTGAGAGACAATCGAGAAAAGACCTACGCTTCCACTCGTAGTCTGAATGCTGCTGCTGCTGCCATCTCTAAAGCGAAAAATCCCCTAGTTTTGGCAGGAAATGGCGTAATTCGCGGTTCAGCTAGTGAAGCTTTGACTGAATTTGCGACTCAATTGGGTATTCCTGTGGCAAATACATTTATGGGTAAAGGTGCAATTCCCTATACTCATCCTTTATCATTATGGACAATTGGCTTGCAGCAGCGAGATTTAATTAGCTGTGCTTTTGAGGAAACAGATCTAGTGATTGCGGTTGGTTATGATCTGATTGAATATTCGCCGAAGAAATGGAATCCCGAAGGCAATAAACAAATTATTCATATAGATGAAAGTAGATCGGAAATTGATAGCAGCTATATTCCTCAAGTAGAGGTTTTTGGCGATATTTCTGATTCCCTTAACGATATTATGAAGCGTTGCGATCGCTCTGGTAAATCCATTCCTTTGAGAGTTAGCGATCTACGAAGTCAGATTAAAGCCGACTATGAACAATACGCTAATGATGATGGTTTTCCCGTCAAGCCACAGAAAATTGTCTACGATCTCCGCCAGGTGATGGCTCCCGAAGATATCGTGATTTCTGATGTGGGAGCGCATAAAATGTGGATGGCTCGTCACTATCATTGCGATTGCCCCAATACCTGCATTATCTCTAATGGTTTCGCGGCGATGGGTATTGCCATCCCAGGAGCATTGGCAGCTAAATTGGTTCATCCAAATCGCAAAGTCATCGCAGTTACAGGAGATGGCGGTTTTATGATGAACTGTCAAGAATTAGAAACGGCATTACGAGTCAAAACTCCCTTTGTTACCCTGATTTTCAACGATAATGGTTATGGCTTAATTGAGTGGAAGCAGATTAATCAGTTTGGTCACTCTACTTCGATTAGTTTTGGTAATCCTGACTTTGTTAAATTTGCCGAGAGCATGGGATTGAAGGGCTATCGAGTAGAATCAGCTGCCGATCTAATTCCCACCTTGAAAAAGGCTTTAGCGGATGATGTCCCCTCAGTAATTGACTGTCCCGTGGATTATAAAGAGAACCTCCGTTTTTCCCAAAAAGCAGGCGATTTAAGTTGTAAAATTAGGCTTTGA
- a CDS encoding photosystem I assembly protein Ycf3, with product MPRTQRNDNFVDKTFTVMADIILKALPTNKKAKEAFAYYRDGMSAQGDGEYAEALENYEEALTLEEDSNDRSYILYNMGLIYASNGSIDKAIELYTEAIDLNPRMPQALNNVAVIYHYEGEKAKEAGNVEQAESFYDKAAEYWKQAIRIAPNNYLEAQNWLKTTGRSEMDVFF from the coding sequence ATGCCCCGCACCCAGAGAAACGATAACTTTGTCGATAAAACATTTACCGTCATGGCAGACATTATTCTCAAGGCGCTGCCAACTAACAAAAAAGCCAAGGAAGCTTTTGCTTACTATCGTGATGGCATGTCGGCACAGGGAGACGGTGAATATGCAGAGGCTCTAGAAAACTATGAAGAGGCGTTAACTCTAGAAGAAGATTCTAACGATCGCAGTTATATTCTCTACAACATGGGCTTAATTTACGCCAGTAACGGTAGTATCGATAAGGCAATTGAATTATATACCGAGGCGATCGATCTCAACCCCAGAATGCCCCAAGCTTTAAACAACGTGGCGGTGATTTATCACTACGAAGGAGAGAAAGCCAAAGAAGCGGGAAATGTTGAACAAGCAGAATCTTTCTATGACAAAGCTGCGGAATATTGGAAGCAGGCAATTAGAATTGCACCCAATAACTATTTAGAAGCTCAAAACTGGCTTAAAACTACAGGGCGATCAGAAATGGATGTATTCTTTTAG
- the gatC gene encoding Asp-tRNA(Asn)/Glu-tRNA(Gln) amidotransferase subunit GatC has product MIDRQEVRKVANLARLNITETEEVEFTTQLNSILEYFDQLSELDTTDVLPTTRAIETSNITRADRVVPFPDKQELLKAAPEQQGDFFRVPKIISDDEG; this is encoded by the coding sequence ATGATCGATCGCCAAGAAGTCAGAAAAGTAGCAAATTTAGCTCGACTAAATATTACCGAGACCGAAGAGGTGGAATTTACCACCCAGCTAAACAGTATTTTGGAGTACTTCGATCAGTTGAGTGAGTTGGATACAACCGATGTACTACCAACCACTAGAGCTATTGAAACGAGTAATATTACTCGCGCCGATCGAGTAGTTCCTTTTCCTGATAAACAAGAATTATTGAAGGCTGCACCTGAACAACAGGGTGATTTTTTTCGTGTACCTAAAATTATTAGTGACGATGAAGGTTAG